A window of the Arachis duranensis cultivar V14167 chromosome 5, aradu.V14167.gnm2.J7QH, whole genome shotgun sequence genome harbors these coding sequences:
- the LOC107489614 gene encoding uncharacterized protein LOC107489614 isoform X1 — MALPAVLLLRHSGKTLTLTSSWSCSRRATLSSASCSCRQRKQAPAPPPRSPKKVPFRVLVHGKTLEDPYHWMSNTDDPNLLDHLHRENSYAEAFMADALPLQSALASEMKRRIPAAVSTPPERWGPWMYYQYIPEGKEYPVLCRKLENESSGWPAAFRRCGLARPEREEILLDWNELAEKYGYVHVGTCRVSPDHNYLAFVSLAWARDATSLFYTLSDENQRPYRVLCRRLGCGPSNDLPVLTESDPSFCVDITSTKDGKFITVNSNSRTSSEVYVINSANPMEGIQRICKRTSGVQYFVEHHTGLFYILTNSPMPDSKWSGDGYYLVRCQVEDIESTKWLNIILPDDDTSIRDMDIFNGHLVLSLNKRGFPLLCSLNLPMQSDLKYQVYIADLKPWYFPQPSSSCSVIPGSNHDFLNSEYRVVLSSPVMPDVIVDYDMSRHTYSVVQQEEVNCVSTGQFCIQSLELHENKIHEGYNKKECIMNSESQIWKDLSRIYCLQREEVISHDGVKVPLTIVYSRESWQQYKSPGLLVGYGAYGEDLDKGWCSDRLSLLDRGWVVAFADVRGGGGGNSSWHRSGSGLNKHNSILDFVSCGNYLVSEGYVQSDQLGAIAWSAGCVVVGAAMNMYPQLFRSAILKVPFLDVCNTLLDPSLPLTVLDYEEFGNPKIQSNFDSIFSYSPYDNIPQRSCFPSVLVTVAVNDSRVGVWEGAKWVAKVRDSTCPNCSRSVIMKTSMIGGHFGEGGHHSQCDETAYEYAFLMKTFGILKD, encoded by the exons ATGGCACTCCCTGCCGTTCTCCTGCTTCGTCACTCCGGCAAGACACTCACCCTCACCTCTTCGTGGTCATGTTCGCGGCGCGCCACACTCTCTTCCGCTTCCTGTAGCTGCCGACAAAGGAAGCAAGCTCCGGCGCCGCCGCCGCGGTCCCCGAAGAAGGTGCCGTTCAGAGTTTTGGTTCACGGGAAGACGCTAGAAGATCCATATCATTGGATGTCCAACACCGACGATCCCAATCTGTTGGACCATCTCCACCGCGAAAATTCCTACGCCGAAGCCTTCATGGCTGACGCCCTCCCTCTGCAGTCTGCCTTGGCTTCCGAGATGAAACGACGAATCCCCGCCGCCGTTTCCACTCCCCCGGAGCGTTGGGGACCCTG GATGTATTACCAATACATTCCAGAGGGAAAGGAATATCCTGTACTGTGTAGGAAGCTGGAAAATGAGAGCAGTGGTTGGCCGGCGGCTTTTCGTCGTTGTGGATTGGCTAGACCAGAAAGGGAGGAAATTTTGCTTGACTGGAATgaacttgcagagaaatatg GGTATGTCCATGTTGGTacatgtagggtttcaccagaCCACAACTATCTTGCATTTGTTAGCCTGGCATGGGCTCGAGATGCAACTTCTTTGTTTTATACTCTGTCAGATGAAAACCAGAGACCTTACAG AGTTCTATGCAGAAGACTTGGATGCGGTCCTTCGAATGACCTCCCAGTACTTACAGAAAGTGATCCCAGTTTTTGTGTTGACATAACAAGCACAAAGGATGGCAAGTTCATAACTGTGAATTCAAACTCAAGGACATCATCCG AGGTTTATGTTATAAATTCAGCCAATCCAATGGAAGGGATACAAAGGATATGTAAACGTACTTCTGGTGTACAGTACTTTGTGGAACATCACACTGGTTTATTTTATATCCTTACCAACTCTCCAATGCCCGATTCTAAGTGGTCTGGTGATGGTTACTACCTGGTCAGATGTCAAGTTGAAGATATAGAGTCAACTAAATGGCTG AACATCATCCTCCCTGATGATGATACGAGCATACGTGACATGGACATTTTTAATGGACATTTGGTTCTTTCCCTCAATAAAAGAGGTTTTCCTTTGTTGTGTTCCTTGAATCTTCCCATGCAAAGTGATTTGAAG TATCAGGTATATATTGCAGACCTGAAACCATGGTACTTTCCTCAGCCATCTAGCTCATGCAGTGTGATTCCTGGTTCAAATCATGACTTTCTGAATTCAGAGTATCGTGTGGTGCTCTCATCACCTGTG ATGCCTGATGTAATTGTTGATTATGACATGTCAAGACATACATATTCAGTTGTGCAGCAAGAGGAAGTAAATTGTGTTTCTACTGGCCAGTTTTGCATTCAATCTTTGGAGCTACATGAGAATAAAATTCATGAGGGATATAATAAGAAAGAATGTATCATGAATTCTGAATCACAGATTTGGAAGGACCTTTCTCGAATATACTGTTTGCAGAGGGAGGAAGTTATTTCTCATGATGGTGTAAAGGTTCCACTTACCATTGTGTACTCGAGAGAATCGTGGCAGCAGTATAAATCCCCAGGTCTTTTAGTAGGTTATGGAGCTTATGGAGAAGATTTGGATAAGGGCTGGTGTTCAGATCGGCTTAGTTTACTGGATCGAGGTTGGGTAGTGGCATTTGCTGATGTCAG aggaggtggtggtggtaattCGTCATGGCACAGGTCTGGGAGTGGGTTAAACAAGCACAATTCAATACTTGACTTTGTATCTTGTGGTAACTATCTAGTTAGTGAGGGTTATGTTCAGAGTGATCAGCTTGGTGCCATTGCATGGAGTGCAGGCTGTGTTGTTGTTGGTGCAGCTATGAACATGTATCCACAACTCTTCCGTTCTGCCATATTAAAG GTACCATTTCTTGATGTATGCAACACATTGTTGGATCCTAGTTTGCCCCTCACAGTCTTAGACTATGAAGAATTTGGAAATCCGAAAATACAGTCAAactttgattctatttttagttATTCTCCTTATGACAACATTCCTCAACGCAGTTGCTTTCCTTCTGTTTTGGTTACAGTGGCAGTCAATGATTCAAG GGTTGGAGTTTGGGAAGGTGCAAAGTGGGTGGCTAAAGTACGAGACAGTACATGTCCTAATTGTTCTCGTTCAGTTATCATGAAAACAAGTATGATAGGAGGTCATTTTGGCGAAGGTGGTCACCATAGTCAATGTGATGAAACAGCTTATGAGTATGCTTTCCTCATGAAAACTTTTGGGATCTTAAAGGATTAA
- the LOC107489614 gene encoding uncharacterized protein LOC107489614 isoform X3 produces MALPAVLLLRHSGKTLTLTSSWSCSRRATLSSASCSCRQRKQAPAPPPRSPKKVPFRVLVHGKTLEDPYHWMSNTDDPNLLDHLHRENSYAEAFMADALPLQSALASEMKRRIPAAVSTPPERWGPWMYYQYIPEGKEYPVLCRKLENESSGWPAAFRRCGLARPEREEILLDWNELAEKYGYVHVGTCRVSPDHNYLAFVSLAWARDATSLFYTLSDENQRPYRVLCRRLGCGPSNDLPVLTESDPSFCVDITSTKDGKFITVNSNSRTSSEEGTYISPFVYVINSANPMEGIQRICKRTSGVQYFVEHHTGLFYILTNSPMPDSKWSGDGYYLVRCQVEDIESTKWLNIILPDDDTSIRDMDIFNGHLVLSLNKRGFPLLCSLNLPMQSDLKYQVYIADLKPWYFPQPSSSCSVIPGSNHDFLNSEYRVVLSSPVMPDVIVDYDMSRHTYSVVQQEEVNCVSTGQFCIQSLELHENKIHEGYNKKECIMNSESQIWKDLSRIYCLQREEVISHDGVKVPLTIVYSRESWQQYKSPGLLVGYGAYGEDLDKGWCSDRLSLLDRGWVVAFADVRGGGGGNSSWHRSGSGLNKHNSILDFVSCGNYLVSEGYVQSDQLGAIAWSAGCVVVGAAMNMYPQLFRSAILKVPFLDVCNTLLDPSLPLTVLDYEEFGNPKIQSNFDSIFSYSPYDNIPQRSCFPSVLVTVAVNDSRVGVWEGAKWVAKVRDSTCPNCSRSVIMKTSMIGGHFGEGGHHSQCDETAYEYAFLMKTFGILKD; encoded by the exons ATGGCACTCCCTGCCGTTCTCCTGCTTCGTCACTCCGGCAAGACACTCACCCTCACCTCTTCGTGGTCATGTTCGCGGCGCGCCACACTCTCTTCCGCTTCCTGTAGCTGCCGACAAAGGAAGCAAGCTCCGGCGCCGCCGCCGCGGTCCCCGAAGAAGGTGCCGTTCAGAGTTTTGGTTCACGGGAAGACGCTAGAAGATCCATATCATTGGATGTCCAACACCGACGATCCCAATCTGTTGGACCATCTCCACCGCGAAAATTCCTACGCCGAAGCCTTCATGGCTGACGCCCTCCCTCTGCAGTCTGCCTTGGCTTCCGAGATGAAACGACGAATCCCCGCCGCCGTTTCCACTCCCCCGGAGCGTTGGGGACCCTG GATGTATTACCAATACATTCCAGAGGGAAAGGAATATCCTGTACTGTGTAGGAAGCTGGAAAATGAGAGCAGTGGTTGGCCGGCGGCTTTTCGTCGTTGTGGATTGGCTAGACCAGAAAGGGAGGAAATTTTGCTTGACTGGAATgaacttgcagagaaatatg GGTATGTCCATGTTGGTacatgtagggtttcaccagaCCACAACTATCTTGCATTTGTTAGCCTGGCATGGGCTCGAGATGCAACTTCTTTGTTTTATACTCTGTCAGATGAAAACCAGAGACCTTACAG AGTTCTATGCAGAAGACTTGGATGCGGTCCTTCGAATGACCTCCCAGTACTTACAGAAAGTGATCCCAGTTTTTGTGTTGACATAACAAGCACAAAGGATGGCAAGTTCATAACTGTGAATTCAAACTCAAGGACATCATCCGAGGAAGGAACTTATATATCTCCTTTT GTTTATGTTATAAATTCAGCCAATCCAATGGAAGGGATACAAAGGATATGTAAACGTACTTCTGGTGTACAGTACTTTGTGGAACATCACACTGGTTTATTTTATATCCTTACCAACTCTCCAATGCCCGATTCTAAGTGGTCTGGTGATGGTTACTACCTGGTCAGATGTCAAGTTGAAGATATAGAGTCAACTAAATGGCTG AACATCATCCTCCCTGATGATGATACGAGCATACGTGACATGGACATTTTTAATGGACATTTGGTTCTTTCCCTCAATAAAAGAGGTTTTCCTTTGTTGTGTTCCTTGAATCTTCCCATGCAAAGTGATTTGAAG TATCAGGTATATATTGCAGACCTGAAACCATGGTACTTTCCTCAGCCATCTAGCTCATGCAGTGTGATTCCTGGTTCAAATCATGACTTTCTGAATTCAGAGTATCGTGTGGTGCTCTCATCACCTGTG ATGCCTGATGTAATTGTTGATTATGACATGTCAAGACATACATATTCAGTTGTGCAGCAAGAGGAAGTAAATTGTGTTTCTACTGGCCAGTTTTGCATTCAATCTTTGGAGCTACATGAGAATAAAATTCATGAGGGATATAATAAGAAAGAATGTATCATGAATTCTGAATCACAGATTTGGAAGGACCTTTCTCGAATATACTGTTTGCAGAGGGAGGAAGTTATTTCTCATGATGGTGTAAAGGTTCCACTTACCATTGTGTACTCGAGAGAATCGTGGCAGCAGTATAAATCCCCAGGTCTTTTAGTAGGTTATGGAGCTTATGGAGAAGATTTGGATAAGGGCTGGTGTTCAGATCGGCTTAGTTTACTGGATCGAGGTTGGGTAGTGGCATTTGCTGATGTCAG aggaggtggtggtggtaattCGTCATGGCACAGGTCTGGGAGTGGGTTAAACAAGCACAATTCAATACTTGACTTTGTATCTTGTGGTAACTATCTAGTTAGTGAGGGTTATGTTCAGAGTGATCAGCTTGGTGCCATTGCATGGAGTGCAGGCTGTGTTGTTGTTGGTGCAGCTATGAACATGTATCCACAACTCTTCCGTTCTGCCATATTAAAG GTACCATTTCTTGATGTATGCAACACATTGTTGGATCCTAGTTTGCCCCTCACAGTCTTAGACTATGAAGAATTTGGAAATCCGAAAATACAGTCAAactttgattctatttttagttATTCTCCTTATGACAACATTCCTCAACGCAGTTGCTTTCCTTCTGTTTTGGTTACAGTGGCAGTCAATGATTCAAG GGTTGGAGTTTGGGAAGGTGCAAAGTGGGTGGCTAAAGTACGAGACAGTACATGTCCTAATTGTTCTCGTTCAGTTATCATGAAAACAAGTATGATAGGAGGTCATTTTGGCGAAGGTGGTCACCATAGTCAATGTGATGAAACAGCTTATGAGTATGCTTTCCTCATGAAAACTTTTGGGATCTTAAAGGATTAA
- the LOC107489614 gene encoding uncharacterized protein LOC107489614 isoform X2, whose protein sequence is MALPAVLLLRHSGKTLTLTSSWSCSRRATLSSASCSCRQRKQAPAPPPRSPKKVPFRVLVHGKTLEDPYHWMSNTDDPNLLDHLHRENSYAEAFMADALPLQSALASEMKRRIPAAVSTPPERWGPWMYYQYIPEGKEYPVLCRKLENESSGWPAAFRRCGLARPEREEILLDWNELAEKYGYVHVGTCRVSPDHNYLAFVSLAWARDATSLFYTLSDENQRPYRVLCRRLGCGPSNDLPVLTESDPSFCVDITSTKDGKFITVNSNSRTSSEVYVINSANPMEGIQRICKRTSGVQYFVEHHTGLFYILTNSPMPDSKWSGDGYYLVRCQVEDIESTKWLNIILPDDDTSIRDMDIFNGHLVLSLNKRGFPLLCSLNLPMQSDLKYQVYIADLKPWYFPQPSSSCSVIPGSNHDFLNSEYRVVLSSPVMPDVIVDYDMSRHTYSVVQQEEVNCVSTGQFCIQSLELHENKIHEGYNKKECIMNSESQIWKDLSRIYCLQREEVISHDGVKVPLTIVYSRESWQQYKSPGLLVGYGAYGEDLDKGWCSDRLSLLDRGWVVAFADVRGGGGGNSSWHRSGSGLNKHNSILDFVSCGNYLVSEGYVQSDQLGAIAWSAGCVVVGAAMNMYPQLFRSAILKGWSLGRCKVGG, encoded by the exons ATGGCACTCCCTGCCGTTCTCCTGCTTCGTCACTCCGGCAAGACACTCACCCTCACCTCTTCGTGGTCATGTTCGCGGCGCGCCACACTCTCTTCCGCTTCCTGTAGCTGCCGACAAAGGAAGCAAGCTCCGGCGCCGCCGCCGCGGTCCCCGAAGAAGGTGCCGTTCAGAGTTTTGGTTCACGGGAAGACGCTAGAAGATCCATATCATTGGATGTCCAACACCGACGATCCCAATCTGTTGGACCATCTCCACCGCGAAAATTCCTACGCCGAAGCCTTCATGGCTGACGCCCTCCCTCTGCAGTCTGCCTTGGCTTCCGAGATGAAACGACGAATCCCCGCCGCCGTTTCCACTCCCCCGGAGCGTTGGGGACCCTG GATGTATTACCAATACATTCCAGAGGGAAAGGAATATCCTGTACTGTGTAGGAAGCTGGAAAATGAGAGCAGTGGTTGGCCGGCGGCTTTTCGTCGTTGTGGATTGGCTAGACCAGAAAGGGAGGAAATTTTGCTTGACTGGAATgaacttgcagagaaatatg GGTATGTCCATGTTGGTacatgtagggtttcaccagaCCACAACTATCTTGCATTTGTTAGCCTGGCATGGGCTCGAGATGCAACTTCTTTGTTTTATACTCTGTCAGATGAAAACCAGAGACCTTACAG AGTTCTATGCAGAAGACTTGGATGCGGTCCTTCGAATGACCTCCCAGTACTTACAGAAAGTGATCCCAGTTTTTGTGTTGACATAACAAGCACAAAGGATGGCAAGTTCATAACTGTGAATTCAAACTCAAGGACATCATCCG AGGTTTATGTTATAAATTCAGCCAATCCAATGGAAGGGATACAAAGGATATGTAAACGTACTTCTGGTGTACAGTACTTTGTGGAACATCACACTGGTTTATTTTATATCCTTACCAACTCTCCAATGCCCGATTCTAAGTGGTCTGGTGATGGTTACTACCTGGTCAGATGTCAAGTTGAAGATATAGAGTCAACTAAATGGCTG AACATCATCCTCCCTGATGATGATACGAGCATACGTGACATGGACATTTTTAATGGACATTTGGTTCTTTCCCTCAATAAAAGAGGTTTTCCTTTGTTGTGTTCCTTGAATCTTCCCATGCAAAGTGATTTGAAG TATCAGGTATATATTGCAGACCTGAAACCATGGTACTTTCCTCAGCCATCTAGCTCATGCAGTGTGATTCCTGGTTCAAATCATGACTTTCTGAATTCAGAGTATCGTGTGGTGCTCTCATCACCTGTG ATGCCTGATGTAATTGTTGATTATGACATGTCAAGACATACATATTCAGTTGTGCAGCAAGAGGAAGTAAATTGTGTTTCTACTGGCCAGTTTTGCATTCAATCTTTGGAGCTACATGAGAATAAAATTCATGAGGGATATAATAAGAAAGAATGTATCATGAATTCTGAATCACAGATTTGGAAGGACCTTTCTCGAATATACTGTTTGCAGAGGGAGGAAGTTATTTCTCATGATGGTGTAAAGGTTCCACTTACCATTGTGTACTCGAGAGAATCGTGGCAGCAGTATAAATCCCCAGGTCTTTTAGTAGGTTATGGAGCTTATGGAGAAGATTTGGATAAGGGCTGGTGTTCAGATCGGCTTAGTTTACTGGATCGAGGTTGGGTAGTGGCATTTGCTGATGTCAG aggaggtggtggtggtaattCGTCATGGCACAGGTCTGGGAGTGGGTTAAACAAGCACAATTCAATACTTGACTTTGTATCTTGTGGTAACTATCTAGTTAGTGAGGGTTATGTTCAGAGTGATCAGCTTGGTGCCATTGCATGGAGTGCAGGCTGTGTTGTTGTTGGTGCAGCTATGAACATGTATCCACAACTCTTCCGTTCTGCCATATTAAAG GGTTGGAGTTTGGGAAGGTGCAAAGTGGGTGGCTAA